A single genomic interval of Nostoc commune NIES-4072 harbors:
- a CDS encoding cytochrome c oxidase subunit II, whose product MFSVFEYVLIAVYVAVLLVISRWIGKQAFSWMPPQATAEAQRVDDLFSFLVSIGAFILLGLIGVMIYAIAFHRAPPEDYTEGHPSRGDARLEILWTATPTLLVVWIAFQSFNIYQQLNILGLKQIVHLHTPLESAPAYAETVSDAPKPASETIDVFVKQWDWSFRYPNNVTSNQLHLPINRSTRLNLQAQDVIHGFYVPEFRLKQDIIPGRDIDIVLTPIRAGKYRLKDSQFSGTYFALMETDVYVESLDQYNQWLTQTANSEQTPMKSAEFRVLSAELKDCPQSAEYQPTQDKNIPAIKGGAFTKCESTQYSRLSKVNQAVAENIQPPKTLFNSGWYTVTPAQPGIANKRKQNNDT is encoded by the coding sequence ATGTTTAGTGTTTTTGAATATGTATTGATAGCGGTTTATGTAGCAGTGTTGCTCGTCATCAGTCGGTGGATTGGGAAGCAGGCGTTTTCTTGGATGCCTCCCCAAGCTACAGCAGAAGCACAACGGGTAGATGATTTATTTAGTTTCTTAGTCTCAATTGGAGCATTTATCTTACTTGGGCTAATTGGCGTTATGATTTATGCGATCGCATTCCATCGCGCCCCTCCAGAAGACTACACCGAGGGACACCCTTCTAGAGGCGATGCAAGGCTAGAAATATTGTGGACAGCAACCCCGACTTTGTTAGTAGTGTGGATTGCTTTCCAAAGCTTCAATATTTATCAGCAATTAAATATTTTAGGTTTAAAGCAAATTGTGCATTTGCACACACCCCTAGAATCTGCACCCGCTTATGCCGAAACCGTCAGCGATGCCCCCAAACCTGCATCTGAAACTATTGATGTTTTCGTTAAGCAGTGGGATTGGTCTTTTCGTTATCCAAATAATGTTACTAGCAATCAATTACATCTGCCGATAAATCGCAGCACTCGCTTAAATCTGCAAGCGCAGGATGTAATCCACGGTTTCTACGTCCCTGAGTTTCGCTTAAAGCAGGATATTATTCCAGGGCGCGACATTGATATTGTGCTAACACCCATTCGTGCAGGCAAATATCGGCTGAAAGATTCTCAATTTAGCGGCACTTACTTTGCCTTAATGGAAACGGATGTATACGTTGAATCCCTCGATCAATATAATCAGTGGCTCACGCAAACTGCTAATAGCGAACAAACTCCAATGAAGAGTGCTGAGTTCCGAGTGCTGAGTGCTGAGTTAAAAGACTGCCCACAAAGTGCGGAGTATCAACCAACTCAGGATAAGAATATTCCAGCGATAAAGGGCGGGGCGTTTACTAAATGCGAAAGTACTCAGTACTCAAGACTCAGTAAGGTAAATCAGGCAGTTGCCGAAAATATCCAACCACCAAAAACATTGTTTAATAGCGGCTGGTACACCGTCACACCTGCTCAACCTGGCATTGCCAATAAAAGGAAGCAAAATAATGACACATGA
- a CDS encoding cytochrome c oxidase subunit 3, which yields MQRRTHIDESPIRFDLWRRRLPNWLQRFLPSGGGSHEDHHGKGMFGFTVFLLSESIIFLSFIFTYIALRLTTKNWLPPGISGPELSTIVVINTVVLLSSSFVIQPAENALKRNQLNKFRWLWLITIAMGSYFLVGLLIEWKSLDFKITTGLVGSTFYLLTGFHGLHVLAGVVLQIIMLIRSFIPGNYNKTHFGTSATTLFWHFVDVVWVFLFSLLYLWRT from the coding sequence ATGCAACGTCGCACTCATATAGATGAAAGTCCAATCCGTTTTGATTTGTGGCGGCGACGCTTGCCAAATTGGTTACAGCGATTCCTACCAAGTGGTGGCGGTAGTCATGAAGATCATCATGGTAAAGGAATGTTCGGATTTACCGTGTTCCTGCTGTCGGAAAGCATCATCTTTTTGAGTTTCATCTTTACTTATATTGCTCTACGACTGACTACTAAAAATTGGCTACCACCTGGTATTTCTGGGCCAGAATTGTCTACAATTGTGGTTATTAATACGGTAGTATTACTTTCTAGCAGCTTTGTCATTCAACCAGCAGAAAATGCCCTCAAGCGTAATCAACTCAATAAATTTCGTTGGCTATGGTTAATAACGATCGCAATGGGGAGTTACTTCTTAGTTGGTCTGCTAATTGAGTGGAAAAGCCTCGATTTCAAGATTACTACAGGGTTAGTTGGTTCGACATTTTACTTACTAACAGGCTTCCACGGTCTACATGTTCTGGCTGGTGTTGTGCTTCAGATAATTATGCTGATTCGCTCATTTATTCCAGGCAATTATAATAAGACTCACTTCGGTACAAGTGCAACTACTCTTTTTTGGCACTTTGTTGATGTTGTTTGGGTCTTTCTTTTCTCACTTCTCTACCTTTGGCGAACATAA
- a CDS encoding cytochrome c oxidase subunit I — MTHDFSQEITGDQESKNYQNQQGNTWRQYFSFNTDHKVIGIQYMVMTFIFFLIGGLLAMLIRAELLTPESNLVDRPLYNGLFTMHGTIMIFLWIIPFNAGLSNYLVPLMIGARDMAFPLLNAISFWILPPAGLLLLSSFFLPNGTAQSGWWSYPPISLQIPGGELINGEFIWIVSLVLIGISSIMGAVNFVTTIFWMRAPGMTFFRMPVFVWSVLSAQLLQLINLPALTGALILLLLDLSVGTQFFKPDGNGDPIIYQHLFWFYSHPAVYIMALPAFGIFAEVLPAFSRNPLFGYRSVAIATLGIALISIFVWVHHMFTSATPGWMRMTFMATSMLVAIPTGIKAFAWTATIWRSKLHLETPMLFAMGGAAMFIFGGVTGVMLAATPFDIHVNNTYFVVGHFHYIVFNTITMAIFAAIYYWFPKITGRMYAEGWGKLHFWLTFIPANITFFSMHPLGLQGMLRRVSSYDPQYQGWNVIASLASFLLGASTLPFIANIVGSWLYGPRAVDNPWHATGLEWTISSPPPRDNFEEIPIVTRPPYDYGNPKYSVIENSNNGEFQ, encoded by the coding sequence ATGACACATGATTTTAGTCAAGAGATTACCGGGGATCAAGAATCGAAAAATTACCAGAACCAGCAGGGTAATACTTGGCGGCAATATTTCAGCTTCAACACCGATCATAAGGTGATTGGAATTCAGTACATGGTCATGACCTTCATTTTCTTCTTGATTGGCGGGCTGTTGGCGATGCTGATCAGGGCTGAATTGCTCACCCCAGAATCAAATTTGGTTGATCGCCCGCTTTACAACGGTTTGTTCACCATGCACGGGACAATCATGATTTTCCTGTGGATTATTCCCTTCAATGCAGGTCTTTCTAACTACTTAGTACCGTTAATGATTGGAGCGCGGGACATGGCTTTTCCCCTGCTCAACGCCATCTCTTTTTGGATTTTGCCACCCGCAGGTCTTTTACTACTATCTAGCTTCTTCCTCCCAAACGGCACTGCACAATCTGGCTGGTGGTCTTATCCGCCAATTAGTCTGCAAATTCCAGGCGGTGAACTGATTAACGGTGAATTTATTTGGATAGTCAGTTTAGTTTTAATTGGCATCTCTTCAATCATGGGGGCTGTCAACTTTGTGACAACTATCTTTTGGATGCGGGCCCCAGGAATGACATTTTTTCGGATGCCTGTGTTTGTTTGGTCGGTTCTCAGTGCCCAGTTATTGCAACTGATTAATTTACCTGCATTGACGGGTGCATTGATCTTGCTGTTGCTTGACCTATCGGTTGGTACACAATTCTTTAAACCGGATGGGAATGGCGATCCCATTATTTACCAGCATTTATTTTGGTTCTACTCTCATCCAGCAGTTTATATCATGGCACTACCAGCCTTCGGTATTTTTGCTGAGGTTTTGCCTGCATTTTCTCGCAATCCTCTATTTGGTTATCGGTCAGTTGCGATCGCAACCTTGGGTATTGCTTTAATCAGCATCTTCGTTTGGGTACATCACATGTTCACCAGTGCCACCCCTGGTTGGATGCGGATGACCTTTATGGCTACTTCAATGTTAGTTGCTATACCCACTGGTATTAAAGCCTTCGCTTGGACTGCCACCATTTGGAGGAGCAAACTACATCTAGAGACACCAATGCTGTTTGCAATGGGAGGTGCAGCCATGTTTATTTTTGGCGGTGTTACTGGTGTAATGCTTGCTGCCACGCCCTTTGATATTCACGTTAATAATACTTACTTTGTAGTGGGACACTTCCATTACATCGTTTTTAACACGATCACAATGGCAATTTTCGCGGCAATTTACTACTGGTTTCCTAAAATAACTGGAAGAATGTATGCTGAGGGTTGGGGCAAGTTACATTTTTGGCTGACCTTTATACCTGCCAATATTACCTTCTTCTCCATGCACCCATTAGGTTTACAAGGGATGCTACGCCGAGTTTCTTCCTACGATCCACAGTATCAAGGATGGAACGTCATCGCTAGCCTGGCATCATTCTTACTAGGAGCATCTACATTGCCTTTTATTGCTAACATAGTAGGCTCTTGGCTTTACGGGCCGAGGGCTGTTGACAATCCTTGGCACGCTACTGGATTAGAATGGACAATTTCTTCACCACCTCCACGAGATAACTTTGAGGAGATTCCAATTGTCACAAGACCTCCTTATGACTACGGCAATCCAAAATACTCAGTAATCGAAAATTCTAATAATGGTGAGTTTCAGTAG
- a CDS encoding glutathione S-transferase family protein codes for MTTAPLSWQELETLTDYQIDTVNGLTNARARLRLFGQPESDVRVTLYRDNHAWCPYCQKVWLWLEEKQIPYRIEKVTMFCYGEKESWYKRKVPSGMLPAIELDGQIIKESDDILIALEKVFGPLNQGMEDLTVLPLRQLERLLFRAWCAWLCSRTDSSQQEQRNREQFIKVVARVEEALGRTSSPYFLSGFGIVDVIFTPYLERMNASLYYYKGYSLRSENPRLSAWFAAMESRPTYCGTQSDFHTHAHDLPPQMGGCWENGETQMLLNKARVDNGPWFGLPDVSYPEPENSRMEALQRTIEHRTNIIRVNPLNDKLFDQALRCALTHMMTGEDCVPPSGSDVALRYLRDRINVPRDMSIYAAKRLRESLEKTAALAGDGQPAPIPTKHRRDQDPSNFAIK; via the coding sequence ATGACTACCGCACCCTTAAGCTGGCAAGAACTAGAAACTCTCACGGATTATCAAATAGATACCGTTAATGGTCTCACAAACGCTAGAGCCAGGTTGCGCTTGTTTGGTCAGCCAGAATCTGATGTGCGGGTAACGTTATACCGCGATAACCACGCCTGGTGTCCTTACTGTCAAAAAGTTTGGTTATGGCTAGAGGAAAAACAGATCCCCTATCGCATTGAAAAAGTGACAATGTTCTGCTATGGGGAGAAAGAAAGTTGGTACAAACGTAAGGTACCATCAGGAATGCTCCCTGCGATCGAGCTAGATGGACAAATTATTAAGGAAAGCGATGATATTTTGATCGCTTTGGAAAAGGTATTTGGCCCATTGAACCAAGGCATGGAAGACCTGACGGTACTTCCTCTACGTCAATTAGAACGACTTTTATTTAGAGCCTGGTGCGCTTGGCTGTGCTCTAGAACCGATTCCTCTCAACAAGAACAACGCAACCGAGAACAATTTATCAAAGTGGTGGCTAGGGTCGAGGAGGCTCTGGGTCGCACCTCAAGCCCTTACTTTCTATCGGGCTTCGGCATCGTCGATGTCATTTTTACGCCATATCTCGAACGGATGAATGCGAGCCTTTACTACTATAAAGGCTATTCCCTGCGTTCGGAAAACCCTCGCTTGAGCGCATGGTTTGCGGCAATGGAAAGCCGACCGACCTACTGCGGTACCCAGAGCGACTTTCACACCCACGCACATGATTTACCGCCCCAGATGGGGGGCTGTTGGGAAAACGGCGAAACCCAAATGCTTCTCAATAAAGCGCGGGTGGATAATGGCCCCTGGTTTGGGCTACCAGATGTTAGTTATCCAGAACCCGAAAACTCCCGTATGGAAGCTCTTCAACGAACTATCGAACACCGCACCAATATTATCCGAGTCAACCCTTTAAATGATAAATTGTTTGATCAAGCGCTACGTTGTGCTTTAACACACATGATGACAGGTGAAGACTGTGTACCTCCATCGGGATCTGATGTTGCTCTACGATATTTGCGCGATCGCATTAATGTACCGCGAGACATGTCCATCTACGCAGCCAAGCGATTGAGGGAATCCCTGGAGAAAACCGCAGCCCTTGCGGGTGATGGGCAGCCAGCCCCCATTCCTACTAAGCATCGACGAGATCAAGACCCGTCTAACTTTGCAATCAAGTGA
- a CDS encoding DUF2231 domain-containing protein: MNPQLIEQLRLRLGANGLPYEIPIHPQLVHLTLGLFIIAIIFDIGGVLFSLEKPIFKFLGLAATRSSFFDVGWYNLIAAAAITFFTVAAGFFELLLANPPVDQKSAWGLNPGWTMLLHGLGGVLLLGIIVAMSVWRGLQRYRWRKDDSRQVQWSYLLAGIAILGILFVHGTLGAHLGEEFGIHVTAANTISKNVDNK; this comes from the coding sequence ATGAACCCACAACTGATTGAGCAGTTGAGATTACGGCTGGGCGCTAACGGATTACCTTACGAGATTCCTATACATCCGCAGTTGGTGCATCTAACGCTGGGTTTGTTCATCATTGCCATCATTTTTGACATAGGAGGAGTGCTGTTTTCTTTAGAAAAACCAATTTTCAAATTTTTGGGATTGGCTGCTACCCGTTCTAGCTTTTTTGATGTCGGCTGGTACAACCTGATAGCAGCAGCAGCTATCACATTTTTCACGGTTGCGGCTGGTTTTTTTGAGCTACTTTTGGCAAATCCACCAGTCGATCAAAAGAGTGCTTGGGGGTTAAATCCTGGTTGGACGATGCTTTTACACGGTTTGGGTGGCGTTTTGCTGTTGGGGATCATTGTAGCCATGTCTGTATGGAGAGGTTTACAACGCTATCGCTGGCGAAAGGATGATTCCAGACAGGTGCAGTGGAGTTACTTGTTAGCAGGGATTGCGATATTAGGCATATTATTCGTTCACGGAACATTGGGAGCGCATTTGGGAGAGGAATTTGGGATTCATGTTACTGCTGCTAATACCATTTCTAAGAATGTTGACAACAAATAA
- a CDS encoding winged helix-turn-helix domain-containing protein, producing MDEIISYICFYNLNKRKIDDAAIAALEEELKTGKGFASYGAIVEWLKQEHGQDVEYATVYAWVRYRLGAKLKVPRPQSHKQDEKLVSEFKKNSAPFSTV from the coding sequence ATGGACGAGATCATATCGTACATCTGTTTTTACAATTTAAACAAACGGAAAATCGATGATGCTGCGATCGCAGCACTTGAGGAGGAGTTAAAAACAGGGAAAGGGTTTGCCAGCTATGGTGCAATAGTTGAATGGTTGAAACAAGAACATGGGCAAGATGTTGAATATGCAACTGTTTATGCGTGGGTGAGATATCGATTAGGAGCAAAGCTGAAAGTCCCACGCCCTCAAAGCCATAAACAAGACGAGAAATTGGTATCTGAGTTTAAAAAAAACTCGGCACCATTCTCAACTGTCTAG
- a CDS encoding ATP-binding protein: MRCSPTDRRSSQEVMQNDPSRIWIRTQKLNDRYIAIFIKDNGNGIPTQIHNQIFNELWGFKSPAR; encoded by the coding sequence ATGCGATGCTCTCCGACCGACCGTAGGTCATCACAAGAAGTAATGCAAAATGATCCTAGTCGGATTTGGATTCGCACGCAGAAACTAAACGATCGCTACATTGCAATTTTCATCAAGGATAACGGTAACGGAATCCCTACCCAGATTCATAATCAGATATTTAACGAACTTTGGGGGTTTAAGTCCCCAGCAAGATAG
- a CDS encoding DUF6632 domain-containing protein, whose product MEQHRYLRIALVIVGIAFLMVYPLMKIWSSGWSWQPGQYEYEQMIIGIYATLGVFLLWASRKPEAHLSLIWFTVWSSFVHGVIMAVHAVIDSAERGHLFGDVPALILVAIVLGFLASREVVPVHE is encoded by the coding sequence ATGGAGCAGCATCGGTATTTGCGAATTGCCCTTGTTATTGTTGGAATTGCTTTTCTCATGGTCTATCCGTTGATGAAGATATGGTCATCGGGCTGGTCATGGCAACCAGGTCAATACGAATATGAACAGATGATCATCGGCATTTATGCGACGCTCGGTGTATTTTTACTATGGGCTTCTCGAAAACCAGAAGCGCATCTTAGTTTAATCTGGTTCACTGTCTGGTCGAGTTTTGTTCATGGGGTGATCATGGCGGTACACGCAGTGATTGACTCTGCGGAACGTGGACACCTCTTCGGCGATGTTCCAGCATTGATCTTGGTAGCAATTGTCCTTGGTTTCCTAGCGTCACGCGAAGTAGTACCAGTGCATGAATAA
- a CDS encoding transposase gives MNWRPQHYEYPKLDGECFQQFLDWLSQQLGSDYAILQVDQAPAHTSSAICWPENIIPLFQPPSAPELNPIERLWQLLKKPLKNQLFSSLQALRERIQEIFDQLTFEQVISVSSYNFILEALFYAASH, from the coding sequence ATTAACTGGAGACCACAACATTATGAGTACCCAAAACTGGATGGCGAGTGTTTTCAACAGTTCTTGGACTGGCTATCTCAACAATTAGGTTCGGATTACGCTATTTTACAGGTTGACCAAGCACCGGCTCATACCAGTTCAGCAATTTGTTGGCCAGAAAATATCATTCCTCTGTTTCAACCACCATCAGCCCCTGAACTCAATCCCATTGAAAGGCTTTGGCAACTCCTCAAGAAACCTCTCAAAAATCAACTTTTCTCTTCTTTACAAGCTTTACGCGAACGCATCCAAGAGATATTCGACCAACTTACATTTGAGCAAGTAATTTCTGTCTCTTCTTATAACTTTATTCTAGAAGCTCTTTTCTATGCAGCTTCACATTAA
- a CDS encoding L-dopachrome tautomerase-related protein, producing MENLRDRLEVVAELPIAPGNITVTPEGRIILSLHQFYNPEIKVAELTKDDIVPFPKPSKVRFFIFDTVLGIKSDANGTIWMLDNGNQSKSVPKLVAWDTHKNELARVIYLPPPITLDSSFVNDLAVDLTRNVVYISDPADGNKAALIRVDLKTGLACRILQGHQSVVPDDIDLVVDGIPVQIKQLNGTLIRPHLGVNGIVLDTCNEWLYFCPMHGTSMYRVQSADLSNPDLSEAELGSKIERYSQKPICEGATRFCEVLKSGTYIACFRMRSQLKNQILLRI from the coding sequence ATGGAAAATTTACGCGATCGCCTAGAAGTCGTAGCAGAATTACCGATTGCCCCCGGTAACATCACTGTCACACCTGAAGGTCGAATTATTCTTAGCCTTCACCAGTTTTATAACCCTGAAATCAAAGTAGCGGAGCTTACCAAAGACGATATAGTACCATTTCCTAAGCCGTCAAAAGTAAGATTTTTTATTTTTGATACCGTGCTAGGAATTAAGTCTGATGCTAATGGAACTATTTGGATGTTAGACAACGGCAATCAAAGTAAGTCAGTTCCTAAACTGGTGGCATGGGACACTCATAAAAATGAACTGGCAAGAGTGATTTATCTACCACCGCCCATAACATTAGATAGTTCCTTTGTTAATGATTTAGCAGTGGATTTGACCCGTAATGTTGTCTATATTTCCGACCCAGCAGATGGAAATAAGGCGGCTTTGATTAGGGTTGATTTGAAAACAGGGTTAGCTTGTCGCATTTTACAAGGACACCAAAGCGTAGTGCCAGACGACATTGATTTGGTGGTTGACGGTATACCAGTGCAGATTAAGCAGCTTAATGGGACTTTAATTCGTCCTCACTTGGGTGTGAATGGGATTGTCCTAGATACATGCAATGAATGGCTATATTTTTGTCCGATGCATGGTACTAGTATGTACCGCGTGCAAAGTGCAGACTTGAGCAATCCTGATTTGAGTGAAGCTGAATTGGGCAGCAAAATTGAAAGATACAGCCAAAAACCAATTTGTGAGGGAGCAACGCGATTTTGTGAGGTGCTAAAATCTGGGACGTATATAGCTTGTTTCAGGATGCGATCGCAACTAAAAAACCAGATTTTGTTGAGAATATAG
- a CDS encoding DUF2231 domain-containing protein produces MSALPLNSQNLPYPDPLHPIIVHFVIAMVFFSFFCDVVGYFTRNVRLFEVSFWNMFVAAIAIFLAIIFGQFEAGLAQAQKAAQSTLNYHTVLGWSLGAIVAAIAAWRFVIRNRSTRKVPPAYLGAATFLVCLVFLQVYLGSKLFWVYGLHVEPVVQALKQGVSP; encoded by the coding sequence ATGTCTGCCTTACCTCTCAATAGCCAGAATCTACCTTACCCTGATCCTTTGCACCCAATTATCGTTCACTTTGTGATTGCAATGGTGTTTTTTTCTTTTTTCTGTGACGTGGTGGGGTATTTTACCCGTAACGTGCGTTTATTTGAGGTGAGTTTCTGGAATATGTTTGTTGCTGCGATCGCTATTTTCTTAGCAATTATCTTTGGTCAGTTTGAAGCAGGACTAGCACAAGCTCAGAAAGCAGCTCAGTCAACACTGAATTATCATACCGTCCTGGGTTGGTCACTAGGGGCGATTGTTGCAGCGATCGCAGCTTGGCGTTTTGTGATTCGCAACCGCAGCACCCGAAAAGTACCGCCAGCTTATTTGGGGGCTGCAACATTTTTAGTCTGCCTAGTATTCTTGCAAGTGTATTTAGGGAGTAAACTGTTTTGGGTGTATGGATTGCACGTTGAACCTGTAGTTCAAGCCTTGAAACAGGGAGTTTCACCATGA